A region of the Thermoproteales archaeon genome:
CTCTAATGCTTCGCGGAAATTTGTAGAGTCGTGATTTTCTAGTTTGTATACTCGTTCACTATAGTATTGGTAGGTATTATAGTACGTCACGCATGGTTGTAATACATCTATAATAGCAAATCCTTTATGCGTTATCGCTTCTTTCATCAGATATTTTAAATGATTTATATCGCCTGCAAAACCACGAGCCACGAAAGTCGCTCCACTCGCTATAGCTAACAACACTGGGTTTAAAGGTTCTTCTAGTGAGCCATATGGCGTACTTCTGGATTTAAAGCCTTTAGGACTTGTCGGCGTATATTGTCCTGTTGTAAGACCAAAAACTTGGTTGTTATGAATTACAAGAGTTATATCCACGTTTCTTCGCGCTGCATGAGGCAGATGGCCTAGTCCTATGGAATAAGCATCTCCATCACCGCTAAATCCTACAACTATTAGCTCAGGATTCGCTATCTTTATTCCTGTAGCCAAAGGTAGCACTCTTCCATGTATCGTATGGAAGGAATTCACATTTACATAATCGATAATTCTGCCATGGCATCCTATTCCCGAAACCACTACCAATTTTTCAGGTTCTATTTTTAATTCTTTCACTGCTGAAATAAACGCTGACAATATAGCATAGTTTCCACAACCAGGACACCATGCCCTTTTAACTTGAGTTTGTAGCTTCATCCTAACACCTCTTTAACTTTTTTAACTATCTCGTGAGGATAGAAAGGGCGGCCGTCGTACTTTAACAATTTCTCTTTTACGTCAACATGTAAATGCTCGTTTAGCAAGGTATTCAATAGACCTGTTCTATTATTTTCCATCAAAATTACTATTCTACCTTTTTTCAACTCTTTCCTTAGCAGCTCAACTGGAAAAGGTTCTAGAAAAACTACTTGCAAAAGCCGTGCATTGATCCCGTCCTTTTTCAAGTCTTCAATCGCCTCTAATGCCGCACCTTTAGGACTGCCCCACGTGATTAATGTCACATCTCCTTCGCCGTAGACTTTTAGAGGAATTAATCGTTCAACGTATTGCTTGATGAATCTTTGTTTGCGAAATCTTTTGTCTATCATAGCTTTAACCTTAGAAGCTTCGCTCGTTCCGTGACCGTACTCGTCATGTTCGCTTGAATTTGCCTTTACAACAGCATTTTTGGTACCGGGTATAGCCCTGGGCGAAATCCCAGTTTCAGTTATTTTGTATCGTTTATATGGTTCGTCCCCCTTATACTCCCCCGTTATAAGCTCCCCTCTGTTAATCTTTATAAGAGACTCGTCAAACCTCCTCGTTGTCATCTGACTTTCTGCAAGATGCTTATCCGTCAGTATTATCACCGGTACTTGAAAGAGCTCCGCAATGTTAAAAGCCTCTACTGTTAGATAGAACGCCTCATCAACATCCCCTGGCGCAACTACTACTCTCGGAAATTCTCCTTGAGATGCATGTAAAACGAATCTTAAATCTCCCTGCCCTGTAAACGTAGGCATTCCCGTGCTTGGACCAGGCCTTTGAGCAACTACAATTACTATAGGCGTCTCTGTCATAGCAGCCTGTCCTAAAGCTTCAGTCATTAACGAAAATCCGCCTCCCGATGTCGCGGTCATTGCCCGAGCTCCCGCATACGCCGCACCTATTACCATGTTTATAGCAGCTATTTCACTTTCAGGCTGCAAAACAATTATATCGTATTCATTCTCTACAGTAGCTAGTAAGTGAAGAATTGGCGAAGCAGGTGTCATCGGATAAGCAGCAAAAAAACTCATCCCAGCTTTTAGCGCGCCCAGTGCTACAGCGTCGTTTCCTGTCAATAGA
Encoded here:
- a CDS encoding 2-oxoacid:ferredoxin oxidoreductase subunit beta translates to MKLQTQVKRAWCPGCGNYAILSAFISAVKELKIEPEKLVVVSGIGCHGRIIDYVNVNSFHTIHGRVLPLATGIKIANPELIVVGFSGDGDAYSIGLGHLPHAARRNVDITLVIHNNQVFGLTTGQYTPTSPKGFKSRSTPYGSLEEPLNPVLLAIASGATFVARGFAGDINHLKYLMKEAITHKGFAIIDVLQPCVTYYNTYQYYSERVYKLENHDSTNFREALEKALEWNDKIPIGIFYKVQKPLAYRQARIAPAHRTEFNIDVTKLYSRFR
- a CDS encoding 2-oxoacid:acceptor oxidoreductase subunit alpha, with protein sequence MRNLDINVLIGGEAGAGVMAAGTMLAKALVRCGLYVFTMNEYPSLIRGGHVWYLARICKRKVYSQKYEIDLLIALNKETIVKHKTKVKSSGIILADESAAVNLEESGREIIAVPFTDIIYKLGGKKVMRNSVAIGAAAALLNLDFEVLNKVFFRTFRNELAEINSKLAWNGYRYVVENYERRLTTFKLTKQSNENILLTGNDAVALGALKAGMSFFAAYPMTPASPILHLLATVENEYDIIVLQPESEIAAINMVIGAAYAGARAMTATSGGGFSLMTEALGQAAMTETPIVIVVAQRPGPSTGMPTFTGQGDLRFVLHASQGEFPRVVVAPGDVDEAFYLTVEAFNIAELFQVPVIILTDKHLAESQMTTRRFDESLIKINRGELITGEYKGDEPYKRYKITETGISPRAIPGTKNAVVKANSSEHDEYGHGTSEASKVKAMIDKRFRKQRFIKQYVERLIPLKVYGEGDVTLITWGSPKGAALEAIEDLKKDGINARLLQVVFLEPFPVELLRKELKKGRIVILMENNRTGLLNTLLNEHLHVDVKEKLLKYDGRPFYPHEIVKKVKEVLG